A window from Kwoniella pini CBS 10737 chromosome 1, complete sequence encodes these proteins:
- a CDS encoding T-complex protein 1, beta subunit, whose translation MNVFADEATEERGENARLSSFVGAMALGDLVKSTLGPKGMNKILQSASTSQITVTNDGATILKSIHLDNPAAKILVNISKVQDDEVGDGTTSVCVLASELLREAEKLITIQKIHPQTVVEGFRIASKASLEALEKAARDNSSSETDFRTDLFNIARTTLSSKVLSQDKEYFANLAVDAVLRLKGSTDLEHIQIIKKPGGKLTDSYLDEGFILDKQIATNSPKRIENAKILIANTSMDTDKIKIFGARVRVDGTGKLAELERAEKEKMKSKVQAIAAHGVTCFVNRQLIYNYPESLLAESGIMSIEHADFEGVERLALVTGGEIASTFDAPDKVKIGRCDLIEEIMIGEDKLIKFSGVAAGQACTVVLRGATSQMVEEAERSLHDALSVLSQTVKETRVTLGGGCAEMLMSCKVDEAARTVKGKKALAVEGFARALRQMPTILADNGGYDSSDLVTKLRAAHYEGQSDAGLDMDKGEVASMQELGVTESYKLKKQVIVSASEAAEMILRVDNILRSAPRRREAH comes from the exons ATGAACGTATTCGCTGACGAA GCTACAGAAGAGCGAGGTGAAAATGCTCGTTTGTCATCATTTGTAGGAGCTATGGCATTGGGAGATTTAGTGAAATCTACTTTAGGTCCAAAAGGAATGAACAAGATTCTAC AATCCGCCTCAACATCCCAAATAACGGTAACGAATGACGGAGCTACAATTTTAAAATCTATACATTTAGATAATCCAGCAGCTAAAATTCTCGTtaatatatcaaaagtacaagatgatgaagttggaGATGGAACAACATCAGTTTGTGTATTAGCATCGGAATTATTAAGGGAAGcagaaaaattgattactattcaaaaaattcatCCTCAAACTGTTGTAGAAGGATTTAGAATAGCTTCAAAAGCAAGTTTAGAAGCACTTGAAAAAGCTGCAAGGgataattcatcttctgaaaCAGATTTTAGAACTGATCTTTTTAATATTGCTCGAACTACTTTAAGTTCAAAAGTTTTATCTCAAGATAAAGAATATTTCGCAAATCTTGCTGTTGATGCTGTTTTAAGACTTAAAGGATCAACAGATTTAGAacatattcaaattattaaaaaacCTGGTGGTAAACTGACTGATTCATATCTcgatgaag GATTTATCCTCGATAAGCAAATCGCTACTAATTCACCTAAGAGGATAGAGAATGCCAAAATCTTAATAGCCAATACTT CTATGGACACTGACAAAATTAAGATCTTTGGTGCAAGAGTACGAGTAGATGGAACTGGTAAATTAGCAGAATTGGAAAGAGCcgaaaaggagaaaatgAAGTCGAAAGTTCAAGCTATCGCTGCCCATGGTGTAACATGTTTCGTCAACCGACAACTCATTTACAACTACCCTGAATCCCTCCTAGCTGAATCTGGTATTATGTCTATCGAACATGCCGACTTTGAAGGTGTCGAGCGATTGGCGTTGGTAACAGGTGGTGAGATTGCAAGTACCTTTGATGCGCCTGATAAGGTTAAGATTGGACGATGTGACTTGATTGAGGAGATCATGATTGGTGAGGATAAG CTCATCAAGTTCTCTGGAGTTGCTGCCGGTCAAGCATGCACAGTTGTGCTTCGAGGAGCCACTTCACAAATGgtcgaagaagctgaaagatCCCTTCATGATGCCCTTTCAGTGCTATCTCAAACAGTCAAAGAAACAAGAGTAACCCTTGGTGGAGGATGTGCGGAGATGTTGATGTCTTGCaaagttgatgaagcgGCTCGTACAGtcaaaggtaaaaaagctTTAGCAGTAGAAGGATTTGCAAGAGCTTTGAGACAAATGCCAACCATCTTAGCTGATAATGGAGGATACGATTCAAGTGATCTTGTAACAAAGTTAAGGGCAGCACATTACGAAGGTCAATCAGATGCTGGATTAGATATGGATAAAGGAGAAGTTGCATCAATGCAAGAATTAGGTGTAACTGAAAGttataaattgaaaaaacaAGTTATTGTCAGTGCTAGTGAAGCTGCCGAGATGATTTTACG TGTCGATAATATTTTGCGAAGTGCACCAAGACGTCGTGAAGCTCATTAG